Below is a genomic region from Erigeron canadensis isolate Cc75 chromosome 7, C_canadensis_v1, whole genome shotgun sequence.
gcatccaacaaaaaacgtgatttttttgattttgatgaatcaatatgttgttaaacacttaaataatgataattagttatgcactatgtcagttttatagacttttaatgcatcaaaatgatgtttttaaggtgttctcaccgttcttattttaaaactgttcttatttgattgtccctctacgtatatatatatatgggaaaaatgAGTATcgggttgttccccatctaaacttagatggggaacccctcacatacaaatattttattatttgtttgaatttaaaacaaatacatggccccccatgatttaaaaaaaacggtagattgataggaaccgtttgaTCACATGTAacgaattggtacccacataaaCCCCAGCAGGGATAGTATCAAagtaattcaaccacttaaattcaattctgcctCTGGCAAGATTCGAATCCAGGTTGCTCCTAGAAAGTGGCAGCTGGTGACCAACTcttcatgattataaaaaccaaatgtgaggggttccccatctaagcttagatggggacaaccccatactcacttccccatatatatatatatatatataaatcaaattatgttaattaaaaactaaataaatttcAAATAGATAAAGTAAACTTTAAACTAGGCAAAAAGTTGAAGTAATGCGTAATAAACGAATCCTTTGAGAAAACCTATCATACATATCAGAATTGTAGAAGAATCCCCATCAAACATAGTTTTATCTTCTGATTCATCTGAATAGTTCCATTCACCTTTATCATTGAAAACTTCGCTATAATCACTAAATATCCTATATTATGTGTAATTATTAATGACCATCATTCCCCATTGGCGAAGATCAAAACCACATATCATTACCTTAATCACCCATTATAAAAGATCCAAACTTTACTATTTTCACACATAAAAGTTCAAAACTTTTTAACTAATTTCATccatatgaccaatatcacaacttaatcaatacaaaaactACTTATATACGCATattaaattatagatatatactgtttaaatataaaatcatatagtGTAATTACCAGGTTTGAAGCTATAAGAGTAGTACTTATATCTAAATCAATCCCAAAGTTCAATGCCAATTTTTTACAAACCTAACAGagaattaaatcaaatttatgcttaaactaaatttgaaaagaaacaCTCATGAAAATTGGACGAAAATTGTGTGAAATGCATcaagaataaataaaaacttacagATTAAAGAACGAAACATATTAAGATTAACTCCATATCAATATCGATTCcaattaacccttttttttcaacttcttttttattGGCAAATTCTTTACTTTTGTTGAAGAATaagccataatgaacctataacggacaacaaaatataataaaagaaatggatattaataataacataagaattcaatgccgaataataatgattaaacatgaacaaaatatattaaaaaaaacgatCATAAGTTACCAACACGCAATGACCCAATCCAAGTTAATACCGTGCTTCGTAAGAATCCAGAGAAAAATAAGAGTCACCTTGCAAGTCGTTTCGTTTTTGATATAAATCGACTTGATCCCTGGCTCGTAAGAGTCAAACAACTATAATTGTAAAAACCTATTGTTTATcctgtttttaaaatttatttatagaaatgaaaagtatgatacaatatatatttttttaagaacgACGTATTAGTTGGTTTGTGTACATATATGTATCATACTTttcatttcttaaaaaaaaacgaCATTTCAATATAGTGATCGAATATGCTAAACAagtatttatttgaaattactGTTACTGATGGGCTTCGTGCTAAATCAAGTGGTTGCGGcctttcttttatattattgtttttagtagtttaaataggaaatcgtgacaatcCATAGCCGCTGGAATTACTCATATTATTAGACTAGGTTTTGCAAGCGTCTATGGGAAGGACCCTGTACTTACACTAGCTATACTACTACACCCGATAGGGTCCACTGCATGTTAGTCTGTGTTTACTTTGAGGTAATTACTTGtacaatattttataaaattaaaactggTGTTATCTTCTGATAAtaaatcatatttatttttctcaatTAAAAAACAACACACATCACAAGGGTTTCGATTGGTTGCAGTCGTAAGTTTAAAAGTGCCTAATAGATCCTTGGTTGAGGTATTGTTTGTGCACTCACTGAGGATTTCTACTCTTGGAATCTTGTTTCCGAAATATCCTATCTCAATGAGAAATCTTCACTACCGCAATGagattagtttatatttatttaagttacTTATATTTCATGCATGTGTATCTTGGGCAACAGATATAATAATAgatttaatagtttattaacaCGTTTCCGCTACACACTgtttaaatgaatttttttttataaaatacagcATTATTTTGTCACTCAAATCGGGTTTTCAAGTAACCCATTTATgttatttagttaataaaatcCCAATAGACATATGTATAATGTAATTACATAAAAGCGTAAATTAGACTAAATTTCTCATATATTTACTAATAAAACACAAGTTTGCAcaattttaacaattaaaaattacaaaagtcAACAGAACAAACTGGCAAATGTTACATAAAGATCCATAATCCTGACTAAACAAGCTTAAGAAGtactataattatatataaaaaaaaaacaaaacagaatAATCATGTAATTAACATGGTTCAAACACACTTTCATTTTCCCGATAAAGAATCAACCATAAGACTGGAAAATTTGTACATCATATTCATTCTGGTTCACTTTTCATTATCATTCTTGTCTTCAtctatttatcattttcttcggGTTCATTTTGTTGTTCAAAGCCTGCTTGTTgctcaaaaaaattaaaattgaaaaacacaACAATAATATGGATTTATAGAAATTGTATACAACAATTTGAACTGTATAATTAATAGAAGAATAAATGAATTTGTTACCTTTCTCTGTCAAACTCTCGTGCATTTTTGCCACAGCATCATTGATGTCTATATCAAGCTTGGGTATTTCATGGATTCCAGGTCCCCATATCTTCATGCTTTCACAATTAGATTGAATAGCCACCAAAGATGGATATTTGATACTACAATTCACACTCCCACCTGAGTAGAAGCTCGCGAGTTTCCTTAAATTGAAAAGGTATATCTCGGCAAGGGAAGGGAACACGATAATATTTCCAAATCCATCATCGCCACCTCCACCGCCCCAGATTATTTCCTTCAAACCTTCACAACCATCGataaacaaaatcttgagatggACAAGGCATTGTGCTACATTCACTGTGAATACTCTTTCTAACTTATCACAACCTTCTATACAAAGCGACACTAGGTTTGTAAGACATATATATTCATCTGGACATTTCCATAGCATCTCCAATTTGTTTAGACCTTTTAATCTAAGGTTTTTAAGTTCCTTGAAAAACTTTTCATGTGTTTTGATTTTAGCTGTATCATCATCCACTAAACATGACATATTTGGACAATCATGTAACTCAATATGTTCTAAATTGCTGAAACCTTCATCATACAGGGTCGGCATCATATTATTCAAGTTTTCGATTTCAGATAGAATTGTATTAGGATGACTCCCCTCAATCAATTTCTTCAACCACTTCATGAATGGAATTAGAAGATGTTCACTTATAATAAGACAACAATCTGACCTCTTGATCTCTATATCAGGATTAGAGTTTCCGGTTTGAATCACAAATCCTTTTAGATTTTCTAAATTGAAACCTTCAATAATAAGGTCTAAACTTTTCACCTTTATATCCAAATATGTGAGCTTCAACAACTTCATAACCTCGGCAGTACAATCCTTAACTCCCTCACTCATTCTTCTAAGGTCAATGGATAACTCTTCCATTCTCGACAACGCTGATATAACACCCTTTGCTATGCGAGCTAAATCCGTACAATCCTTAACTTGAAACACCCTCAATTTTACTAATTGTCCAATCTCTTCAGGAATTTCAGTGATTCCAGTTTCATTTAGAATTAGAATCTCAAGGTCCTTTACCTCGCCAAGTATCGAAATTTCATGGAGAGATTTATTTCCACGAAGATCGAGCGTGCGGAGTTTTtttagcctttgaaatgagctTGGCAAGGATAAGAGGTTATTCCTCGAGATATCTAAAACCTTTACATTTATCATGCACCGAATGAATTCATCATTAATCATCGACAAATCATGATTGTCAGTTAAAATGAATAACTGAAGGTTTTCTAAGTCAACCTCATAATCAGGAAGCTTGTTGATGTCATTTTCCATGAGTGAAATTACCTTGTAGCTTTCTACGTCGTTTTTTGATGGCAGCCATTCTCTTAAAGGTTGTTGAGCTTTCACCAGAAATTTGTTCTCGCCCTGAGAGGCAATCAACCGTGCCACGTCACGAACAACATCATGCATTATGGTACGTGCGTTAGTATAGCTTTTCAATAACAATCCGGAAGAAGTGAGGGTATTCACTGCATTTTGAACCCTGCCTCTTGCATCTTCTATGCTATCTAGGTCATCAAATTTTTGTAAACCCACACAATAATATACCAAGTCTTCCAATAAAATATTCCAGTCTTCAGGGAACATGCTACAAAGCAAGAAGCACGACTTGGCTTCCTCACTTTCAAGGTAGTCATAGCTTAGCTGCAAACGAGTATATGCTTTCCGTATATCAGGATCAATTTCCGATGGAGCAACTGCTTTCTTTAGCCGACTAAGAGCTGAATCCCATGAGCTGATGCTTTTGTTTTTCAAAGCATTCCCCACAGCTTGAATGAGGAGTGGCAATCCACCACACTCTTTCACAACCTTCATTGCAACTGGTTTCAACTTGGTATCAGTCTCCACCCTTTCACCAACCACACGTTTGAAAAG
It encodes:
- the LOC122606549 gene encoding probable disease resistance protein At4g27220, whose translation is MAEAVAGIALEKATDSLFGLAKKKIGYMWNCKENVKKFRDEVESLKVMQSQVQQQIVIAKDKGDNLIVGVEEWLNKAGEEISKAEVFLGKFLDAKKTCFKIGMCGNWATLYHYGKGATEMMTPLNEHKESGTNFVTRVSVETPPPTQLDVYQTKNPEDLVTHNSALNDIISALEDESKQIIGIYGLGGVGKTTLAMEAAARVKKTNRFADVAVTTISQTVNANTIKKDLEKARKRVMKGDKILIILDDVWEKLNLEELCIPIDHTNCRILLTSRNEDVCEKMNSQSNIYVDSLPTEEAWILFKRVVGERVETDTKLKPVAMKVVKECGGLPLLIQAVGNALKNKSISSWDSALSRLKKAVAPSEIDPDIRKAYTRLQLSYDYLESEEAKSCFLLCSMFPEDWNILLEDLVYYCVGLQKFDDLDSIEDARGRVQNAVNTLTSSGLLLKSYTNARTIMHDVVRDVARLIASQGENKFLVKAQQPLREWLPSKNDVESYKVISLMENDINKLPDYEVDLENLQLFILTDNHDLSMINDEFIRCMINVKVLDISRNNLLSLPSSFQRLKKLRTLDLRGNKSLHEISILGEVKDLEILILNETGITEIPEEIGQLVKLRVFQVKDCTDLARIAKGVISALSRMEELSIDLRRMSEGVKDCTAEVMKLLKLTYLDIKVKSLDLIIEGFNLENLKGFVIQTGNSNPDIEIKRSDCCLIISEHLLIPFMKWLKKLIEGSHPNTILSEIENLNNMMPTLYDEGFSNLEHIELHDCPNMSCLVDDDTAKIKTHEKFFKELKNLRLKGLNKLEMLWKCPDEYICLTNLVSLCIEGCDKLERVFTVNVAQCLVHLKILFIDGCEGLKEIIWGGGGGDDGFGNIIVFPSLAEIYLFNLRKLASFYSGGSVNCSIKYPSLVAIQSNCESMKIWGPGIHEIPKLDIDINDAVAKMHESLTEKGFEQQNEPEENDK